In Balaenoptera musculus isolate JJ_BM4_2016_0621 chromosome 19, mBalMus1.pri.v3, whole genome shotgun sequence, one genomic interval encodes:
- the LOC118884683 gene encoding adhesion G protein-coupled receptor G3 isoform X8, with protein MKRLDSSAITAFKLVPSNFPSPSCDTDQKNSATIHEESRQPCKGLINANRFDDFGLKDTAKCFSECARSGNESCNLGNLQRYWLNYEIHLAEESLTETVNMGFLTALVKNISTSISEDLHFSLTPSQVPKQVTEDEHQHPDRVRLPRSLFESFQGSRPMVRLAITILDVGSGNVFKGPRLSLGDGSSVLNNHVVGLSLGHINVTGLAEPLEITFSHQHQPPNVTLSCVFWDVTKGSSGDWSSKGCSTEFGVNRTICRCDHLTFFALLLRPVLDQVTVKALTRISQAGCGTSMIFLAFTIVLYAVLRFSRQRFKFEDAPKIHVALSVSLFLLNLAFFINVGHGLKGSDAACWARGAVFHYFLLCAFTWMGLEAFHLYLLVIKVFNTYVGHYFLKLSLVGWGLPALIVIGTGSANSYGPYAIRDKKNTTTLELCWFCEKTATSALYVTVHGYFLITFLFSAVVLGLVALKIFTLSSATAGKEKGQHWKGVLTLLGLSSLVGVTWGLAILTPLGLSTTYVFALFTSLQGVFIFCWFVVLYFPSQSTMTSSSGTARADQALTVSHE; from the exons ATGAAACGACTGGACTCTTCTGCCATCACTGCCTTCAAACTTGTCCCGTCAAATTTCCCCTCTCCATCCTGTGACACAG ATCAGAAGAATTCCGCAACCATACATGAGGAGTCAAGACAACCCTGCAAAGGACTCATCAATGCAAACCGATTTGACGACTTCGGTCTTAAGGACACTGCTAAGTGCTTCTCAGAGTGTGCACGGTCAGGGAATGAATCCTGCAACCTGGGAAACTTGCAGAG ATACTGGCTGAACTATGAGATCCATCTGGCGGAGGAGAGTCTGACAGAGACAGTGAATATGGGTTTTTTGACGGCTCTTGTCAAGAACATCAGCACCAGCATCTCAGAAGACCTGCACTTCTCTCTGACCCCCTCTCAG GTTCCGAAGCAGGTGACAGAGGACGAGCACCAGCACCCTGACAGAGTCCGGCTGCCCAGGAGCCTTTTTGAATCCTTTCAGGGCAGCAGGCCAATGGTTCGGTTGGCCATAACCATCCTGGACGTTGGTTCGGGGAATGTCTTCAAG GGCCCCCGGCTCAGCCTAGGGGACGGCAGCAGCGTGTTGAACAATCACGTGGTGGGCTTGAGTTTGGGTCATATAAATGTCACCGGCCTGGCTGAGCCTTTGGAGATCACCTTCTCCCACCAGCACCAGCCTCCT AACGTGACCCTCAGCTGTGTATTCTGGGACGTGACTAAAG ggtCATCAGGAGACTGGTCTTCCAAGGGCTGCTCCACAGAGTTCGGAGTCAATAGGACTATCTGCCGCTGTGACCACCTGACCTTCTTCGCCCTGCTGCTG AGGCCGGTCTTGGACCAAGTCACCGTAAAGGCCCTCACACGCATTTCCCAGGCTGGCTGCGGAACCTCCATGATCTTCCTGGCCTTCACCATTGTCCTCTACGCTGTCCTGAG GTTTTCCCGGCAGAGGTTCAAGTTTGAAGACGCCCCCAAGATCCACGTGGCCTTGAGCGTCAGCTTATTTCTCCTGAATCTGGCCTTCTTCATCAACGTGGGGCATGGCCTGAAGGGGTCCGATGCTGCCTGTTGGGCCCGGGGGGCCGTCTTCCACTACTTCCTGCTCTGTGCCTTCACCTGGATGGGCCTGGAAGCCTTCCACCTCTACCTGCTCGTCATCAAGGTCTTTAACACCTACGTCGGGCACTACTTCCTGAAGCTGAGCCTCGTGGGCTGGG GCCTGCCTGCCCTAATAGTCATCGGCACAGGGAGCGCCAACAGCTATGGCCCCTATGCCATCCGTGACAAGAAGAACACCACCACGTTGGAGCT GTGCTGGTTCTGTGAGAAAACTGCCACCTCTGCCCTCTACGTCACTGTCCACGGCTATTTCCTCATCACCTTCCTCTTCAGCGCCGTGGTCCTGGGCCTGGTGGCCTTGAAGATCTTCACTCTGTCGAGTGCCACAGCGGGCAAGGAGAAGGGGCAGCACTGGAAGGGGGTCCTCACCCTGCTGGGCCTCTCGAGCCTGGTGGGCGTGACCTGGGGGCTGGCCATCCTCACACCCCTAGGCCTGTCCACCACCTATGTCTTTGCACTGTTCACCTCTCTGCAAG GTGTCTTCATCTTCTGCTGGTTTGTTGTTCTCTACTTCCCAAGCCAGAGCACCATGACCTCGTCTTCCGGCACTGCCCGGGCTGACCAGGCCCTCACCGTGTCTCATGAATAG